A stretch of the Capsicum annuum cultivar UCD-10X-F1 chromosome 8, UCD10Xv1.1, whole genome shotgun sequence genome encodes the following:
- the LOC107861240 gene encoding uncharacterized protein LOC107861240, translating to MALIAHGPDMNLHYHPSKDNMIADAVTRLSMGSLSCVDKKKRGLVMDIFHFANLGVYILDLIDGVFYVSMLRKYVGDPSLIGPSEGVGILNSLSYEDVLVEILDQQVLWLQTKDVALVKILWRNQKADEASWEAGEDMKSKQVVYMQKVENKKKKQVQIGEKQKKKFRYSEKGVNQQNSGRGGRQ from the exons ATGGCTTTAATTGCTCATGGACCAGACAtgaatcttcattatcatccaagtaAGGATAACATGATTGCTGATGCTGTTaccaggttgtctatggggagtttaTCTTGTGTAGATAAGAAAAAGAGAGGTTTGGTGATGGATATTTTCCATtttgctaatcttggagtttatattttagatttaatAGATGGAG tcttctatgtctcgaTGTTAAGGAAATATGTGGGTGACCCTTCGTTGATTGGTCCTTCAGAAGGTGTGGGAATTctgaattccttgtcttatgaggatgtTTTGGTGGAGATATTAGATCAACAAGTTCTTTGGTTGCAAacgaaggatgtggctttggtaaagattctttggaggaaccaaaaggctGACGAAGCTTCTTGGGAAGCTGgggaggacatgaagtcaaa gcaaGTGGTTTATATGCAGAAGGtagagaataagaaaaagaagcaagTACAGATAGGAGAAAAGCAGAAGAAgaaatttagatattcagagaAGGGTGTAAATCAGCAGAATAGTGGGAGAGGTGGTAGACAGTAG